DNA sequence from the Agromyces aureus genome:
CGGGCCCGGCTGGCGGATCGCATCGCGCGCCCGCTGGTCCCGATTGTTCTGATCGTGGCAGCTCTGATCATCGGGTTCGGGTTCCTGATCGGCGACCCGGGCCTGTGGACGGAACGTGCACTGGTCGTGCTCGTCGCGGCTTCCCCGTGTGCTCTGGCGATCGCGGTGCCCGTGACGGTGATCTCGGCGATTGGTGCGGCGAGCCGGTTCGGCGTCATCATCAAGTCCGGTGCCGCGTTCGAGCAGCTCGGCGCGATCCGCATTGTCGCGTTCGACAAGACTGGCACCCTGACTCGTAACCAGCCCGAGGTCGTCGACATCGACACGTTGAACCTGGACCGTGACGAGGTCGTGAGGTTCGCTGCGGCCCTCGAGGCGAACAGCACCCACCCGCTTGCGTCCGCGATCCTGGCCGCCGCACCCGCGCACCCGACCGCATCGGAGGTGACCGAGGACGCCGGCCACGGTCTCACCGGCAAAGTCAACGGCAGCACCGTGCGAGTTGGCAGCACCAGGTGGCTGGACGCTGGCGTCCTGGCCGAGCGCGCGCACGCGATGGAAGCCGACGGCATGACCGTCGTGGTCGTCGACGTCGACGGGAGCACTGTTGGCGTGATCGGAATCCGTGACGAGCTCAAGCCCGAAGCCGCCGACACGATCCGTCAGCTCGAGGCGGCCAGGATCGGCAGTGTCATGCTCACCGGCGATAACACCCGCACCGCGAAGGCGCTCGGCGCCCAAGTCGGCATCAGCGACATCCGCGCCGAGTTGCGACCCCAGGACAAGGCAGCCGCGATCCAAGCCCTCTCCTCCGTCAAGCCCACGGCCATGATCGGTGACGGCATCAACGACGCGCCCGCTCTCGCCGCAGCGGACGCAGGCATTGCCATGGGAGCGACCGGTTCCGCGGCCGCGGTCGAATCCGCGGATGTCGCGTTCACCGGCACAGACCTGCGGCTGATCCCGCAAGCCCTCGCGCATGCCCGCCGCGGCCGGCGCATCATGACCGGCAATATCGTGCTCTCGCTCGCGATCATCATCGTGCTCTTCCCCCTAGCCCTGTTCGGCGTGCTCGGGCTCGCCGGGGTGGTCCTCGTACACGAGATCGCTGAAGTCTTCGTGATCCTCAATGGCGTCCGCGCCGCTCGCCGGAGGGCTCTCCCCGCAGCATGAAATAGCATCAGGTTCCAGATCGGCGTCCTCAGCGCGATCCTCGTTTCCGGCGCGCGATCACCGCACTCGCACTCAGCCAGCCCGGCGCAACCACGCCTGAGAGCAGTAGCAGCGGCAACTCGGTGGCCGTCGCAGTCATCGCGGAGAACAGCCACCGGCTGGACGTCGCAGACAACGGCACCGTGGCGTTCACGGAGTTCCTGATTTCGAATGCGAGGTGTGCGGCGCGGTGTACCCGTTTGTCGAAGGGCTCCGCGAGGAGTATGCCGGCGACGTGACGCGGCGATCGCCGTTGAGACTGCAGCGCAGCAGGGCGAGTTCGGACCGGGTCTCAAAGGCAGACCTATTCCGGTAGTTCGGTGAAGAGATCGGCCTCGATATATGGCCGGCTACGACGCGATTGTGGCCGACCCATCCATCGAAGCACGGGTTCAGTACGACGACGATGCGACCGCGCTCGGCGCCCCAGGCGCCCCGACGATCTTCATCGACGACGGCCTCGTTCCGCTCACCTCTCCGTGCGGTTGTGCGCGTTGAGACGCTGCAAGTAGCGGTTATACGCCTCGAGTTCTGGGTCACCGGTGCGGTCGATACGGAAGTCCCTGGCTCGAGCGAGGCGAGTATCGTCCCGATACCAGCGGGCAAGAAGGACGAGGGCCAACGCCAGCGTTGGGGCTTCACCGTATGACCATGCGAGTGCGCCCGCGATGCTCTGGTCGGCCACGGGGTCGATGGCCCAGGAAGGGGGCGGTGAAGCGAAGTACGGTACCAGTGGCGTGATGGCCATCATGACGATCACGCCGAAGAACGCGTGCAACGGCATTTCCGAGAAGAGGTCGACGAGCCGGCCGAGATGGGATTGCCGCTTGGGAAGCGGGTCCGAGGAGATGAGCGGGACGGTGAACAGGATGCCCGCCGCCAGGAACGACAGCTCAAGCCCGAGATGTCCGAGCCAGGTGTTCAGCAGAACGTTCGCAATGTTGCTGAGGTAGATGCCGTAGAACGCGAACAGGAACAGCGGAATCATGAAGCCGGGATGGAGCACGAACCGCGAAACTCGTGACTGCAGGCCGGCTATCGCAATCCGAAGCAGCAGCCGGCCGACGCCATGATGCGGGGTGGCTCGGAGCAGCAGCGTTCCCGGCGAGCCGAGCACGAGAAGCGGCGGGATAGCCATCATCAGCGTGAGTTGCTGGAACATGAACACAGAGAACAGTTCGTATCCATATCCTTCCAGCCTGGTTCCCGTGGTCGCTGCGATGAGCAGGCAACCGATGAGAAACAGCCCGCCTCGCCAAACGGGCCACGGCCGTTTGAGCATCCGTAGCCGGATCCAGCCGCAGATGTACGCGCCAGCAAGGAGGGCCGCGAGCAGCGGAAGCACCGGGACCGGCTGCAGGTCGACTATCAGGAATTGCTCGAGGCTCGGCGGTTCCTCTGGAATCGACACGGGTCCGCTCACATCACCGCGGATCATCGGTGTCTGTCTCGAGATGATGTGGCCGGTACGGGGGCGCCGGAATGACCGTCCCAACCCGGAATCGTTCCGGGTCGGTTGTGGAACTGCTCCCGATCGGCGTGGGTCCACTGGTAGCCCAGGATTGCCGTGAGGATCAGGGCCGGAAGCGTCACGACAGCCCACAAGGTGACGCCTGCGGCTTGTTGCGCTGAGAGTGGGTCGACTTCCCAGCCTTCGGCAATGATCCCATACCAGCTCGGCAGGAGCAGGTCGTTCCGAGTCAGCAGGGTCAGACCGAAGATGGTCAGGAAGACCAAAGCGACGAGCAAAGCCATCAAACGGAGCGGGTAGGGGCTGCCCCGACCATCCTGCCCTGTTTCGAGGATCGATTGGCAGAAGAGGATGCCGACGATTAGGAATTGCGCGGTCGCCCATTGCTGACCGACGGGATCCTCCAGGACCCACCTGAGAACGGTCGGGGTGTACAACAGGATCATCGAGCAGGCGAACAGGGCGACGGTCGCGATCGGGTGGGTGGCCACGGCGGCCACGCGGGACTGCACCACGAGGACGGCCCACTCCCGCACGCCGCGGCTGCCGTCACTCCGTGGTCGCGCCGCTCGGAGGAGCAATGAGGTCGGTGCACTGAGGACGAGAAGCAGAGGCACCGTCAGAATGAGCACACCCTGGCTGACCGTTTGAGCTGTGATCAGATACGGGGAGTACACGTTCGGGGCGCCGCTCGTGACGTAGTACAGCAACGCCATCCCAACGACCCAGCTCGCGCTGCGCCAGGTTGGCCATGGTTGTCCTCGTCGTCTGAGCTGGACCACCGCGCGGATGTATGCGGCTGTGCCGAGACCAGCGACGAGGAGCCAGACCGGGTCGAGCGACCAGGCGTCCAACACGCGGAGCGGACTGAAAGGGAGCGGGAGATCCTGACCTGTGAGGCGCTGAGATGGGGTGTTCGCGATCTGCTCCACAACCGGTGGCGATGTCCGGGAGAGGACCGTGGCAAGCCCGGATGCGACCCCCATGATCGCAAGCTCGACAATGACGAGTCGCCAGATCCGAGACCGAACTGATGAAGGCCTGGCTGGCTTGGTAAGCAGGCGGGTCCGGTAGTAGGCGCCCAAGACGCCGAGCGCCAACAGGAGAACGACCTTGGCTGAGAGCAGGCGTCCCCAATCGGTCGTGAGCATCTGCTCCGGAGATTGCAGCCGCAACGCCGCCCCGACCGTGCCGGCGGTGGTGAGGACGATGAAGCTGACGAGCGCGATGCTGGAGTACCGAGTCAGCGCGTTCGACGCCTGAGGCTCCGGAACTCGCCGGTGCGTGAGGACGAGGGCGAGGAGCCCGCCGATCCAAGCAGCGCTGGCCGCGACGTGGAGCCACAGCGCGCTGGCCGCAGCGGTGTGGCTGCCAGCGCCCGCCGCATGTCCCTGCAACGACACTGGCACCATGGCTGCGAACGCGGCGATCATGACGAACGCCACGGCAGTTTGGTTGCGAACAGCGAAGCACAACAACGTCAGCGCAGAAGCGGTCAGAACCGTGGCCAGCCAGGCTCGGCCGAGTTCGATCTGCGTCAGAAATTGACCCAGACTCGGTCCGAAGAGTTCAGGGGGCACCGTCCCAGCGACGCTGAGGAAGGTCAGCACGGTAGCTGCCGCGGCGCTCACCGTCCAAACGAGGGCGCCGCAAGCGCTGACGTCGAGCGCGTACCCGTATCCGGGTGATGCTCTCGGGAGGATCAGGGTCGCCAGCAGCAGCCCGCCGATCGTTGTCGCGGTCGCGAGGTTGGTGAGCCCCTTCATGACGGGCAACCCGTACTCGATGATGGGCGTGACTTCGAAGACCGGGGCGGGTCCAGTGGTCGTCGCGAGCACCCCGATCACGCATGCGGCGACCATTGCCGCTATGCCGAGCGAGGGGACAATGAACAGCGCCCTGCTCGATGGAGCTGGTATTCGTGTGCGAGGGCTAGATCGGGAGGACGACACCGCCAATCACCGCCTGCAACTGGTACAGCCAGGTACTCCACACTCCGGTGAGCATGAGCACGCCGATCAGGATCAGCAACAAGCCGCCGGCGAGGTTCACGCTGCGGAGGTGGGCGCGGATCACCATGACCGCGGTCGATGCCCACGAAAATCCGAGGGCGAGGAAGAGGAACGGCAGGCCGAGGCCAAGGCAATAGACCAGACCGAGGAGTGCGCCGCGCAACGCGGACCCGCCGTCAAGACTCAAGGCAGCAATTGCAGTGAGCGTCGGACCCATGCATGGCGTCCAGCCCAGCCCGAACACCACGCCGAGGATCGGAGCGCCAACGATCCCCCGGGACTGTGCCTGCTGCGGCTTGATGATGCGTTGGAAGAATCGGATCCGGCCGGTGAAGACCAGCCCCATCAGGATGATGATGATGCCGAGGGCCCGGGTGATCAGGTCCTGCCAGGCGATCAGTACTGAACCGAGGACGCCGAAAATGGCTCCGTACGCAACGAAGACCATTCCGAACCCGGCGATGAACAACACCGTGCCTGCCACCAAACGCTTGGAACCCTGAGCGGGGTGTGCGATTCCCCCGATGAACCCGAGGTAGCCGGGGACAAGCGGGAGCACGCACGGCGACGCGAACGAGATCAGACCTGCCGCTAGGGCGATCGGGATCGCCAGTATCAGTTCACCCGTCAGTACAACGGTGAACACGCTGTCGGGGATCATGGTGTCTCCGAGAGCACAGTGTTGATGAGCGCCTCGAGGATTGATGGGCTTGTCACCCTGCCGAGCACGCGGGCTGCCACCCGGTGCTCGGCATCCAGGACCAATGTGGTGGGCACGGCGTTGGGTGCGATGACTCCGCTAAATGCGAGCAGCGCCGCACCACCGTCAGCATCGATGATCGATGGGTATGTCACCCCGTAGGTTTCGGCGAAGGCACGAGCTGTCGCGACCTGGTCACGAATGTTCACGCCGATGAACTGGACCCCGTCCGGTTCGAACTGCTCGGACAGTGTTTGAAGGTCTGGAGCCTCTTTCCGGCACGGGGCGCAGCCCGCATACCAGAAGTTCACCACGAGAGGTTGTCCGTCGAAGTCCGTAGAACTGAGCTGGGCGCCGGCATCCGAGATGCCATCGAACTCCACCGTCTGGCCGCGCTCAGCCATGGGAACCTCGGTGATCGTGCCGTTGCCCGCGATGAAGTTCTTCCCGCTTCCTTCCCGGTACTGCGTGGCCACATCATTGGACGAACACCCGCTGAGCAGGAGCACGCCGAGGAACGTGGCGGCGAGCCGGGATCGAATCCGGCCGGTCATCTTCCGAGGGCGGCGTCGATCGCCGAGGTGAGGTCGTCCGCCGATCGCAGCTCGAGCAGTTCGCCGTTCAAAAAGAGGGTCGGGGTGCCGCTGACGCCCAGTGCGGTGCCGTCGGTCTGGTCGGAAAGCACCCGCTCCTCGGTTGTCGGGTCGGCGACGTCGGCGTCGTACTGGTCGAGGTCCAGGCCGAGCTCGTCGGCGTACTGACGGAAGACGTCGGCCTTCGAGTCTTGTTGTTCAGCCCACTGAGTCTGGGTCTCGAAGAGCTTCATGTACATCTCCTCGAACTTGTCTTGACGCCCCGCCGCTTCCGCCGCGATCGCCGCGTTGAGGGCGTTCTGGTGGCTCGGGATCGGGAAGTACCGGGCCACGAACGTAACCTCGCCGGCATACTTCTGCCGGAGTGACTCGATGAAGGGGAACGCTGCCCCGCAGGCCTCACACTCGAAGTCGAGGAACTCGACGAGGGTGACATCGGTCGCGCCGGGCTCGCCGAGAATGTGGCTGTCCTCGCGAATCACCTCATTTGGTGCGGTGGTGCTGTTCGCGTTGGGATCGGACGACGTGGGGCGGGTGACGAGGAAGATGATCACTACGACCAGGAGGAACGCGAACACGGCGCCGACATTGATCCAGAGGACCCTCCTGGTTCTGGCCTTTTCGACGGTGCCGGTGGGAGTCGCCGGGCGGGTGGCCTTGCTGGGGTTGCGCGGTGCGGTCATGATGTCTCCAATTTCAGCCGACCATCTCGGTCAGCCAGGCGTACGGGTCGATGGGGTCGGTCCCGTCCTCCCAAATCTCAAGGTGCAGGTGAGGTCCGGTGCTCTGACCGGTATTGCCGACTTCGCCGATCTTCTGACCGACCGCGATGATGTCCCCTTCGGTCACCTCGAGCGACCCGAATTGCATGTGCGCATACAAGCTGACGTATTTTCGGCCGGCCACGACATGCTCCACTTGAACTGAGACACCGAATCCCGAGTCGGATTCCTCCGCGGCGATGACGGTTCCCGCGGCGATGGCATCGATCGGTGTGCCTTCGCCCGGGGTCATGTCCAAGCCTTGATGGAAGGTGGAGCACCCGCCGCACGGCGCTTCTCGTGGCCCGTACCTGTCGGTCAGTGGTACGCCGACGGGGAATGGCCACTGAATGGGAGAGTTCCCATCGTTGATGAACGTTGCCGCGGTCCTCATGTTCGCCGCAGCGCGCAGTTCCTCCCCGGAAACCGCCGTGTAGGTCTCATTGGAGAGCGCCTGCAGGGTCGCATCGGGCGGTACCGAAATCGATTGCGTATCTCCGCGCCCCGACGCTGCGGCGACGTAGGCGTCCGCGGAGAGCGGGCCGACTACCGCAATCGGCATGGCGGAGGTCGCGAGAAGCAGGGCTGCGGTTATTCGCGCCAGGATCGCTGGTCGGGCATGGCGCGTGGGGCGTGGCGGGGTGTTGGAGGGCTGGGTGGAAGGCTCGACCGGGACCGCGGTCGTCGGTGGTCGCCGCTCGGGCTTTCCCATGGCCTGTCGTCGGGTTAGCTGGTTCGACTGAGGTGGTATTTGGTTCATCGGGTCTCTCTGCAACAAGCCGTGTCGGCCTGGCGGGCATGGAGGCACAAGGAGTCCTGCGGCGGCGACGCGGCGCTCGGTGGGCGCCGCGAAACCGTGAGAACTCGGCGTGCTTCTAGACCCGGCTGATGCAGAGAGCCGTCAGGGTCGGTGCTGGCGTCCACGCGGGCGTAGACAACACCCTGCTGAGAGGCGTGGCGATGAGAGCGGCAGCCGCCGCGATGCTCGGTGGGCGTCGCAGCCGGAGGAGCACCATGAGCAAGGCGGTGACGCATCCCAGCCCGATGGAAATGCACAGTGCGAGGGAATCACCGATCGGGACCGCGTCCCGCTCGGTGGGCGTCGCCGTTGGGAGATCATCGGCGGAGTCCGCCTGGAGCGCGACCTCGATGCTGGCCGTGTTGAGCGTCCCGGTGGCCGCGTGACTGGACTCGTACGAGTGTGCGAGGAGCATTGCGAGGGCAGTGCCGATGATCAGGAGGACGGCAATCAGCGCGAGATGGAGACGCTGCGGTGGCAGTGGCGTCTCAATGCGACTCATGGGGTAGTACCTCGAGGACAGGGCTGATCAGGACAGCACGAAGATAGCAGACTGACCACTAAGCCTTCTGATCCGGCCATCCTCGATGATGAGCACGGGGCGCTGATGGGGCGGTCCGGGCGGCCAAGGCCACCATGAGCCCAGCGAGCCCCAGCCCGGAGACGAACCATTCGATCTGCCTCCCCGCGATGACGGCAGGGGTGACCGTGTCTGAGAGCGGGACCTCCGTGACGATGGCGCCGGGAACCCATGTGGGCAGTTCGGACTTCAAGGAACCGTCCGGTGCGATGATGGCACTCGTTCCGACGGTGGAGATGTTGATGACGCTCCGGGCGGTCTCCAGCGCCCGCATGCGAGCTATCGCAAGCTGCTGAACGCTCTCATCAGTCCGGCCGAAGTCAGCGTTATTTGTTTGGGCGAGGATCACTTGAGCGCCCGCCTGGATCATTTCTGTGATGAGGCGGTCGTCAGCGATGTCGAAGCAGATCGATACCCCGGCCGCTACACCGCCGATATCGAAGACGTTCTCGCGTGTCCCGATCGAGTAGTCCCGAGTGACGAGGTCGATGAGTTCAGGCGCGAATGGTCGCCAGAACGCACGGTCAGGCATGTACTCGGCAAAGGGAACGGGGTGAGCTTTGTCGTACCAATCGGTGATGCCTTTGCCGGGCTCCCAGAGCAGGGATGTGTTGAAGAACTCGTCGCCACGCGCGGTGATCGTACCGACGACCAGCGGTGCGTTGAGATCTTGGGAAAGCTGTTCGAGAAGCCGTGCTGATTGTGGTGAACGCAGCGGGTCGAGATCGGAGCTGTTCTCGGGCCAGACGACGACATCGACTGCGTCAGGCTCCAGGAGAGGCGTCGCCGCGCGATGGGCACGCAACAGCTCGCCCGGTCGATTCTCGGCGAAAAGACCGGCATCAGCACCGCCTTGGACCGCCGCAACCCGGAGCGTGGCGTTCGCTGTCGTAGGCCATCCGGGGATTGCGAGGAGGACTACGACGGCAGCAGCGATGACGAACGACGCCGTTCGGAACGGAACTTGCGGGTAGCGAAGCAGCTGCACGGACAGTGCGGCCAACCACGCCACAACGAAACTCACGCCGGCGGCGCCGATCCACGGGAGGAGGTCATCCAAGCCCCCGCTGGCTTGCGAGATCGACAAGCGACCCCACGCGAACCCCCCATACGGCCACACCGCGGCAACCCCCTCGCGTGCAGTCCAAACCCCAGCAACCGCCACCGGAATCAGCCCGAACCTACCTACGAGGGTTGGCCAAATCACGCTGCCGCGGGTGAGGAGAACGGCAATGAGCCCTGCGCTCAAGGCAAACAGCGCCGTCTCAAGCCCAGCCAAGGCGATCCACGGCAGGGGGCCGAGGTACAACGTGAGCCACTCCACATGGAGGAGCCAGAACGCACCCCCACCGGCGATTCCGATGAGGACGCCTCCGCCGAAACCGCGGCCAAGCAAACTTGCGAACAGTGCGCCCACGGCGACGGGCGCCATCCACCACCATCCGCGATCTGGGAACGCAGTATCGAGGAGAGCGCCGGCGGCCACCGCCACTGGGAGCGCAACCCAGAGCGGCATTCGGCTGGAACCCACGCTTCCCGGATGATTCACGGTCCGCAGCATAGGCGGCCGAAGCTGTCAGCACGCCGCACATGACAATGCCGCGGAGGAGATCAGGTGGACTCGCTGTTCCGTCACCAAACTGTCGCGGCGAGGACCAAGGGCTGGCGCGCAGCGACTGGGCAACACGACCTTGACGCCGCGCTCAGTTGCATCCGATTGACGTGAGTCTGCTGATTAGCAAGTTTGCTGACGCCTAATAACGCTAATATCGCCGTATGACGATGAATCGTGAGGTCGCGCGCTCCGGGCTTGCACCGGCCACTCTTCTGTTTCGTGCCCTCGGCGATCCCAATCGGCTACTCATCCTGCAGCACCTGCTCTCCGGTGAGCACACCGTGCGAGAGTTGACGGAGCATCTCCGTCTCGCTCAGAGCACCGTCAGCGCTCACCTGGCTTGCCTGCACGACTGCGGGCTGGTCTCCTCTCAGCCTCGTGGGCGCTCGACGATCTGGTCACTCACGGCTGAGAGCGATCTGTTGGCGCTCCTTGCTGCGGCAGAGCGGCTCCTCGAGGCCACCGGGTACGCCGTGGTGCTGTGCCCAACCTGCGGGGCCAACGCGCACGACGTGCGCGGTGAGCTGTCCCTCGTCAGCGCGGAAGGCTAGCCATGTCCCACGAACACAACCACGGCACGTCCAGCAACAGGACACGACTCGCGATCGCATTCGCGATAACCGCGTCCATCCTCATCGCGGAGGTGATCGGTGCGGTACTGACCGGTAGCCTCGCCCTCCTCGTCGACGCTGGCCACATGCTCACGGATGCAGGTGGGCTGCTCATGGCGCTCATTGCAGCATCGCTTGTGCTGCGGCCGGCAACCGCTCGGTACACCTGGGGATTCAAGCGAGCGGAGGTGCTCGCCGCCCTTGCGCAGGCCGCCATTCTGCTCGCCGTAGGCATCTACGCGTTCATCGAGGGAGTGAAGCGACTGTTCGAACCACCGGAGGTGTCCTCGACAGGCCTTCTGGTGTTCGGCGTGATCGGACTGGTAGGCAACATCGCTGCCATCCTGATCCTCAGCGCCGGTCGTGGCGCGAACCTCAACATGCGAGCGGCATTTCTTGAGGTCATCAACGACGCGCTCGGATCCGTCGCCGTCATCATCAGTGCACTCGTCATCGCGGCCACAGGCTGGACGCAGATCGACGCTCTGGCCGCCATGCTGATCAGCGCGCTCATCATCCCCAGAACGCTGATCCTGCTCAAGGAATCGGCGAGCGTTCTTCTCGAATCAACACCAAAGGGACTCGATCTCGACGATGTCCGGGCCCACATCCTCGCAATCCCGCATGTACTCGCCGTGCACGACCTGCATGCATCACAGATCGCAACCGGGCTTCCAATCCTGAGCGCGCATGTCGTCGTCGAGCCCACGTGCTTCCAGGACGGACATGCGCCCGATATCCTCGCCGATCTTCAGAAATGTGTCGCCGATCACTTCCAGGTGAAAATCGACCACTCGACATTCCAAATCGAACCCAGCAACCACCGAGCAGCTGAGACGAATGCCCATGAATAGGTCCCACAGCTGCGACTGAGGAGATGAGCTCATCTCGTCCGCTCGCAGAACGATGTGGTCTTCACGACAGCCGTGCCATTGTGGGCGGCGTCAGTGAATGAGCGCCTTCAACAGCATCATGACGAGGCCAAAGGCGGCGGTACCGAGCGCGCCGGCCACTCGGATTGGCCACGTTGCGCCGCGCCGCGCGAAGGCGATCCAGCCAAGGACCGCGAGAACCAGGACACCAGCCCAGAGGGCAGCCCAAAGCGCTCGCGAATCCTCAACGACATCGGTCGCGCCGAGTAGCAGGATGACCAACGGGATGGCTGATGACGCCAGCAATCCCAACGATCGTCGAACCGAGAGTTGAAATGCCTCGCCCAACCCCCGCACGCGGTCGTGCTCGAGCCCGTGACGGGCAACCGTGCCGGCATACACGTGAGCCGCCCAGAATACGACCACCGTCACCGCGACCTGCCAGAACAACTGCCAGGCGCTGGTGCCGCTTCCCCCGGCCACGACAATCATGCCCGATACAAGAATCACGCCGTAGACGGATTCCTCAGTCACGAATGCCGTACGTGCCAACTCTCTCGCGCGTGAGGATTGAGGGCGCCAGTTGCGCCCAGCTCCCTCCTGTGACCCGCTCATGATGCCCAGCATTGCACGCTGATGGTCTGAACGTCACGAGGAGAGTCTGGTGCGACTCACGCCATCCGGAAGTTCCCCAGCATCGCCGACCGCTCATGCCCCCGCGAACAGCGCGAGGCGAATCGCGTCCCGATGAGCTGGTCGTCAGGCGAGGAGCGTTTCGCCGATATAGCCGCCCTTCTCGCACCCGGGCGGGATCGCGAATACCGCCGAGCCGACCGGGGTGGTCCACTCGTTGAGGAGGTCGAGGTCATCCAGTCGGCGCTGAATCGGCACGAACTGGGTGTCGATATCCGCTTGGAATGAAATGAAGACGAGCCCGGTGTTCGAGATCATCGACGGGTCCGATGGTGCGTCGTCGTAGTTATAGGAACGCCGGAATATGCGCTCGTGAGTGGCATCCGACCGCGCCCGCCGAATGTGTGAGAACTCCGGGATGGTTGGGAACCCGACCGTCGTGGTGTGATTGAAATCGGGCTCGTCCTGTTCGCGAGTACCGGTCAGCGGGGCACCATTGTCGAGGCGTCGTCCGACGGCGAGCTCGCGGCCCGGCCTGTCGAGGCGATCCCATTTGTCGACATTCATGTCGATGCGTCGCATCACCATGCTGGTCCCGCCAGCGAGCCATGACTTGTCATCGATCCAGACGACGGACTCGAGATCCGCGGTGCCAAGTTTCGGATTCGTGGTTCCGTCAATCTGACCGAACAGGTTCCG
Encoded proteins:
- a CDS encoding heavy metal translocating P-type ATPase yields the protein MSRECCGPDDAPVSITLRAGVPEDPPIAALVDDHDEHGEEHEELISWWRDPALLLPVISGVLLAVGFGLEWSGVGWPATVVQAGSLLAGAATFVPGAVRRLLRGKLGVGLLMTIAAVGAVLLGHVGEAAALAFLFSIAEALEDRAMDRARHGLRSLLSLIPETARLSRLSGEVTVPAAEIRELDILVVRAGERVATDGVVVMGRSSIDTSAVTGESIPIEVAPGDPVPAGSINGAGTIQVEATADGRDNSLTTIVRLVEEAQAKKGERARLADRIARPLVPIVLIVAALIIGFGFLIGDPGLWTERALVVLVAASPCALAIAVPVTVISAIGAASRFGVIIKSGAAFEQLGAIRIVAFDKTGTLTRNQPEVVDIDTLNLDRDEVVRFAAALEANSTHPLASAILAAAPAHPTASEVTEDAGHGLTGKVNGSTVRVGSTRWLDAGVLAERAHAMEADGMTVVVVDVDGSTVGVIGIRDELKPEAADTIRQLEAARIGSVMLTGDNTRTAKALGAQVGISDIRAELRPQDKAAAIQALSSVKPTAMIGDGINDAPALAAADAGIAMGATGSAAAVESADVAFTGTDLRLIPQALAHARRGRRIMTGNIVLSLAIIIVLFPLALFGVLGLAGVVLVHEIAEVFVILNGVRAARRRALPAA
- a CDS encoding cytochrome c oxidase assembly protein: MIRGDVSGPVSIPEEPPSLEQFLIVDLQPVPVLPLLAALLAGAYICGWIRLRMLKRPWPVWRGGLFLIGCLLIAATTGTRLEGYGYELFSVFMFQQLTLMMAIPPLLVLGSPGTLLLRATPHHGVGRLLLRIAIAGLQSRVSRFVLHPGFMIPLFLFAFYGIYLSNIANVLLNTWLGHLGLELSFLAAGILFTVPLISSDPLPKRQSHLGRLVDLFSEMPLHAFFGVIVMMAITPLVPYFASPPPSWAIDPVADQSIAGALAWSYGEAPTLALALVLLARWYRDDTRLARARDFRIDRTGDPELEAYNRYLQRLNAHNRTER
- a CDS encoding cytochrome c oxidase assembly protein gives rise to the protein MIGVLATTTGPAPVFEVTPIIEYGLPVMKGLTNLATATTIGGLLLATLILPRASPGYGYALDVSACGALVWTVSAAAATVLTFLSVAGTVPPELFGPSLGQFLTQIELGRAWLATVLTASALTLLCFAVRNQTAVAFVMIAAFAAMVPVSLQGHAAGAGSHTAAASALWLHVAASAAWIGGLLALVLTHRRVPEPQASNALTRYSSIALVSFIVLTTAGTVGAALRLQSPEQMLTTDWGRLLSAKVVLLLALGVLGAYYRTRLLTKPARPSSVRSRIWRLVIVELAIMGVASGLATVLSRTSPPVVEQIANTPSQRLTGQDLPLPFSPLRVLDAWSLDPVWLLVAGLGTAAYIRAVVQLRRRGQPWPTWRSASWVVGMALLYYVTSGAPNVYSPYLITAQTVSQGVLILTVPLLLVLSAPTSLLLRAARPRSDGSRGVREWAVLVVQSRVAAVATHPIATVALFACSMILLYTPTVLRWVLEDPVGQQWATAQFLIVGILFCQSILETGQDGRGSPYPLRLMALLVALVFLTIFGLTLLTRNDLLLPSWYGIIAEGWEVDPLSAQQAAGVTLWAVVTLPALILTAILGYQWTHADREQFHNRPGTIPGWDGHSGAPVPATSSRDRHR
- a CDS encoding cytochrome c biogenesis CcdA family protein gives rise to the protein MIPDSVFTVVLTGELILAIPIALAAGLISFASPCVLPLVPGYLGFIGGIAHPAQGSKRLVAGTVLFIAGFGMVFVAYGAIFGVLGSVLIAWQDLITRALGIIIILMGLVFTGRIRFFQRIIKPQQAQSRGIVGAPILGVVFGLGWTPCMGPTLTAIAALSLDGGSALRGALLGLVYCLGLGLPFLFLALGFSWASTAVMVIRAHLRSVNLAGGLLLILIGVLMLTGVWSTWLYQLQAVIGGVVLPI
- a CDS encoding TlpA family protein disulfide reductase — its product is MTGRIRSRLAATFLGVLLLSGCSSNDVATQYREGSGKNFIAGNGTITEVPMAERGQTVEFDGISDAGAQLSSTDFDGQPLVVNFWYAGCAPCRKEAPDLQTLSEQFEPDGVQFIGVNIRDQVATARAFAETYGVTYPSIIDADGGAALLAFSGVIAPNAVPTTLVLDAEHRVAARVLGRVTSPSILEALINTVLSETP
- a CDS encoding DsbA family protein gives rise to the protein MTAPRNPSKATRPATPTGTVEKARTRRVLWINVGAVFAFLLVVVIIFLVTRPTSSDPNANSTTAPNEVIREDSHILGEPGATDVTLVEFLDFECEACGAAFPFIESLRQKYAGEVTFVARYFPIPSHQNALNAAIAAEAAGRQDKFEEMYMKLFETQTQWAEQQDSKADVFRQYADELGLDLDQYDADVADPTTEERVLSDQTDGTALGVSGTPTLFLNGELLELRSADDLTSAIDAALGR
- a CDS encoding M23 family metallopeptidase — translated: MGKPERRPPTTAVPVEPSTQPSNTPPRPTRHARPAILARITAALLLATSAMPIAVVGPLSADAYVAAASGRGDTQSISVPPDATLQALSNETYTAVSGEELRAAANMRTAATFINDGNSPIQWPFPVGVPLTDRYGPREAPCGGCSTFHQGLDMTPGEGTPIDAIAAGTVIAAEESDSGFGVSVQVEHVVAGRKYVSLYAHMQFGSLEVTEGDIIAVGQKIGEVGNTGQSTGPHLHLEIWEDGTDPIDPYAWLTEMVG
- the lnt gene encoding apolipoprotein N-acyltransferase, with amino-acid sequence MAPVAVGALFASLLGRGFGGGVLIGIAGGGAFWLLHVEWLTLYLGPLPWIALAGLETALFALSAGLIAVLLTRGSVIWPTLVGRFGLIPVAVAGVWTAREGVAAVWPYGGFAWGRLSISQASGGLDDLLPWIGAAGVSFVVAWLAALSVQLLRYPQVPFRTASFVIAAAVVVLLAIPGWPTTANATLRVAAVQGGADAGLFAENRPGELLRAHRAATPLLEPDAVDVVVWPENSSDLDPLRSPQSARLLEQLSQDLNAPLVVGTITARGDEFFNTSLLWEPGKGITDWYDKAHPVPFAEYMPDRAFWRPFAPELIDLVTRDYSIGTRENVFDIGGVAAGVSICFDIADDRLITEMIQAGAQVILAQTNNADFGRTDESVQQLAIARMRALETARSVINISTVGTSAIIAPDGSLKSELPTWVPGAIVTEVPLSDTVTPAVIAGRQIEWFVSGLGLAGLMVALAARTAPSAPRAHHRGWPDQKA